A part of Phoenix dactylifera cultivar Barhee BC4 chromosome 2, palm_55x_up_171113_PBpolish2nd_filt_p, whole genome shotgun sequence genomic DNA contains:
- the LOC103719183 gene encoding mediator of RNA polymerase II transcription subunit 16 isoform X2: MNHPNPPPSLAKDPPDADQVAPRVADAAAAPRDSRVLDRAAAEADAVVEAEGGVEKRAAEEGVHTMDTGDGPPPTPATVFRIRLKQSPSSLRHKMNVPELCRNFSAVAWCGKLNVIACASETCARIPSSNANPPFWIPIHILNPERPTECSVFNVKADSPRDSVQFIEWSPRSCPRALLVANFHGRITIWTQPSQGPINLVRDASCWQCEHEWRQDLAVVTKWLSGMNPYHCLPSTSSTCANLKSTFEEKFLLQKSQVSVRWPHFLCVCSVFSSGSVQLHWAQWPPQSGSQPKWFRTSKGLLGAGPSGIMAADAIITEAGSMHVAGVPLVNPSTVVVWEVMPGPGNGIQATAKINTSSAVPPSLNPPCWTGFAPLAAYLFSLQQYFVSEEKQGKKLADHEISEAASLHCLPVSNFSAYVSPEAAAQSAATTTWGSGVTAVAFDPTQGGSVISVVIVEGQYMSPYDPDEGPSITGWRVQCWESSLQPVVLHPIFGNPASSFGGQSPMQTVWSTRVNKSIPPTDDLRNPQAFASAPTISDERNSSESSGERANRLNFDPYDLPNDVRQLAQIVYSAHGGEVAVAFLRGGVHIFSGENFNPVDSYHANVGSTIAAPAFSSSGCCLASVWHDASKDRTILKIIRVLPPAIPSTQSKVNSAAWERAIADRFWWSLLSGVDWWDAVGCTQSAAEDGIVSLYSVIAVLDADFHSLPSIQHRQQHGPNLDRVKCRLLEGTNAQDVRALVLDMQARLLLDMLSKGIESALVNPATLLPEPWQASGETLSSMDADKMIVEQALVPSIQAYVDAVLDLASHFITRLRRYASFCRTLASHAVGASSGAAGARNMVASPSQSSASPSTSQGAQSGVTSTTGSSQMQAWVQGAIAKISNNADGGSSTAANPISGPSSFMPISINTGTFPGTPAVRLIGDCHFLHKLCQLLLFCLIFRRKQSPRYIGNVQKNPDSNLQKVQPIANGKVEESSAVTRPTLGVAKLEEGQVVRAGQLVLGAKALEEGPTSKSVRLGSGNAGQGYTSDEVKVLFLILVDLCRRTANLQHPLPPSQLGASNIIIRLHYIDGSYTVLPEVVEASLGPHMQNMPRPRGADAAGLLLRELELHPPAEEWHRRNMFGGPWSDPENLGPLDNKAKPKLSGSFNPYVSALDKDYNDYSGSQGLWPRKRRLSERDAAFGLKTSVGLGSYLGIMGSRRDVITAVWRTGLEGVWYKCIRCLRQTCAFAQPGDPNPTNEREAWWISRWAHGCPMCGGTWVRVV; this comes from the exons ATGAACCACCCcaacccccctccctccctcgccaAAGACCCTCCTGACGCGGACCAGGTCGCGCCCCGCGTCGCCGATGCTGCCGCCGCCCCCAGAGATTCTAGGGTTCTCGACAGAGCAGCGGCGGAGGCGGATGCGGTCGTCGAGGCCGAGGGCGGAGTAGAGAAGAGGGCCGCCGAGGAAGGGGTTCACACGATGGACACCGGAGATGGGCCCCCGCCGACGCCGGCCACTGTGTTCCGCATCCGGCTCAAGCAGTCCCCTTCTAGTCTGCGGCACAAGATGAATGTTCCCGAGCTCTGCCGCAACTTCAG TGCAGTCGCTTGGTGTGGGAAGCTGAATGTTATTGCTTGCGCTTCAGAGACGTGTGCAAGGATACCAAG CTCTAACGCAAATCCTCCATTTTGGATTCCAATACACATTCTGAATCCTGAGAGACCAACAGAGTGTTCTGTGTTCAATGTGAAAGCAG ATTCTCCACGCGATTCTGTTCAGTTTATTGAATGGTCTCCTAGGTCCTGCCCCCGTGCCTTATTGGTTGCAAATTTTCATGGAAGGATCACTATATGGACTCAGCCTTCTCAA GGCCCTATTAATCTAGTACGAGATGCCAGCTGCTGGCAGTGCGAACATGAATGGCGACAAGATCTTGCAGTTGTGACCAAATGGTTGTCAGGGATGAATCCA TACCATTGTCTTCCTTCAACTTCTAGCACCTGTGCTAACTTGAAGTCAACATTTGAGGAAAAGTTTCTGTTGCAAAAGTCTCAAGTTTCag TGAGATGGCCCCATTTTCTATGTGTTTGCTCAGTTTTTTCATCTGGATCTGTCCAGCTTCACTGGGCACAATGGCCTCCTCAAAGTGGTTCACAACCAAAATGGTTTAGAACAAGCAAAGGATTGCTAGGAGCTGGACCTAGTGGTATAATGGCTGCTGATGCTATCATTACTGAGGCTGGGAGTATGCATGTTGCTGGTGTCCCACTTGTGAATCCATCCACTGTTGTTGTTTGGGAGGTGATGCCAGGTCCAGGAAATGGTATTCAGGCAACTGCCAAGATAAATACAAGCAGCGCTGTTCCTCCATCTTTAAATCCCCCTTGCTGGACAGGTTTTGCACCTCTGGCTGCATATTTATTTAGCTTACAACAGTATTTTGTTTCTGaagagaagcaaggaaagaagCTCGCAGATCATGAGATTAGTGAGGCTGCATCTCTTCATTGTTTACCGGTTTCAAATTTTTCGGCATATGTGAGTCCTGAGGCTGCTGCCCAATCTGCTGCTACCACAACATGGGGTTCTGGAGTCACGGCAGTTGCTTTTGATCCAACACAGGGAGGGTCGGTCATTTCTGTAGTGATAGTTGAAG ggCAGTATATGTCTCCGTATGATCCTGATGAAGGACCTTCAATTACTGGATGGAGGGTCCAGTGTTGGGAATCATCTCTTCAACCTGTTGTTCTTCATCCAATTTTTGGAAATCCTGCTTCCAGTTTTGGCGGGCAGTCCCCCATGCAAACGGTGTGGTCGACCAGGGTGAATAAAAGCATTCCACCAACAGATGATTTAAGAAATCCCCAAGCATTTGCATCTGCACCAACAATATCGGATGAACGAAATTCATCTGAAAGTAGTGGTGAGAGGGCAAACAGGCTCAATTTTGATCCCTATGATCTGCCAAATGATGTTAGACAACTAGCTCAAATAGTGTATTCTGCTCATGGCGGAGAGGTTGCTGTTGCATTTCTTCGGGGCGGAGTCCACATATTTTCTGGGGAAAATTTTAACCCAGTTGATAGCTATCACGCTAATGTTGGTTCGACCATTGCTGCACCTGCCTTCTCATCCTCTGGCTGCTGCTTGGCTTCTGTTTGGCATGATGCCTCCAAGGATCGCACTATTTTGAAGATAATCCGTGTGCTTCCTCCTGCTATTCCTAGCACGCAATcaaaagtcaactcagcagcatgGGAACGTGCTATAGCAGACAG GTTTTGGTGGAGTCTTTTGTCTGGAGTTGATTGGTGGGATGCTGTTGGCTGTACACAGAGTGCTGCAGAGGATGGCATTG TGTCACTTTATAGCGTGATTGCTGTGTTGGATGCGGACTTCCATTCTCTTCCATCCATTCAACACAGGCAGCAGCACGGTCCT AACCTTGATAGAGTAAAATGCAGGCTTCTGGAAGGTACAAATGCTCAAGATGTTAGGGCACTTGTTTTGGATATGCAAGCAAGATTATTGCTGGATATGTTGAGCAAGGGGATTGAATCTGCCCTTGTAAATCCTGCAACTTTGCTACCTGAGCCTTGGCAGGCTTCTGGTGAGACATTATCTAGCATGGATGCTGACAAAATGATAGTTGAACAAGCTTTGGTTCCAAGCATCCAG GCATATGTTGATGCTGTTCTTGATCTAGCTTCACACTTCATTACACGCTTGCGACGCTATGCAAGTTTTTGCCGTACTTTGGCTAGTCATGCAGTTGGGGCATCTTCGGGTGCAGCTGGTGCTCGGAATATGGTGGCGAGTCCGTCTCAAAGTTCTGCATCTCCATCAACCAGTCAGG GTGCTCAAAGTGGAGTTACAAGTACGACTGGAAGCTCTCAAATGCAAGCATGGGTTCAAGGTGCAATTGCTAAAATCAGCAATAATGCTGATGGAGGTTCCTCTACAGCAGCAAACCCCATTAGTGGGCCATCTTCCTTCATGCCAATTAGCATTAACACAGGGACTTTTCCTGGAACGCCTGCTGTCAGGCTTATCGGAGACTGCCATTTTCTTCATAAATTATGTCAATTGTTGctattttgtttaatttttcgGCGAAAGCAATCACCACGGTACATTGGTAATGTACAAAAGAATCCTGATTCTAATTTACAAAAAGTTCAGCCTATCGCTAACGGAAAAGTAGAGGAGAGCAGTGCAGTAACAAGACCAACTCTAGGTGTTGCTAAATTAGAAGAAGGCCAGGTAGTTCGGGCTGGACAATTGGTTCTTGGGGCAAAAGCGCTTGAGGAAGGTCCTACAAGCAAATCTGTACGGTTAGGTTCTGGCAATGCGGGTCAAGGATACACATCAGATGAG GTGAAGGTCCTTTTCCTCATACTGGTAGATCTCTGTCGAAGAACAGCTAATCTGCAACACCCATTACCTCCCTCTCAGCTTGGTGCCAGCAATATTATCATACGGTTGCATTATATTGATGGAAGTTACACTGTGCTACCAGAGGTTGTAGAAGCATCACTTGGCCCACACATGCAG AATATGCCTCGTCCTAGAGGGGCTGATGCTGCTGGGCTTCTACTCCGTGAGTTAGAACTCCACCCTCCAGCTGAAGAGTGGCATAGACGCAATATGTTTGGTGGTCCCTGGTCAGATCCGGAAAATCTTGGTCCTTTGGATAACAAAGCAAAACCAAAACTTTCTGGCTCTTTCAATCCCTACGTTTCTGCTCTGGACAAAGATTACAATGACTATTCTGGGTCTCAAGGCCTCTGGCCTAGGAAACGCAGGTTATCTGAGAGAGATGCAGCATTTGGCTTGAAAACTTCAGTGGGTCTAGGATCCTATCTTGGTATCATGGGATCTCGGAGGGATGTCATTACAGCTGTGTGGAGAACAGGCCTGGAAGGCGTCTGGTACAAG TGCATACGGTGTTTGCGTCAGACATGCGCATTTGCACAGCCTGGTGATCCTAATCCTACAAATGAACGTGAAGCATGGTGGATTAGCCGATGGGCTCATGGTTGCCCAATGTGTGGTGGAACGTGGGTTCGAGTTGTTTAA
- the LOC120110014 gene encoding uncharacterized protein LOC120110014, whose protein sequence is MVEVKYFIPNKSRMVVSLLGDNDVRKMHQIHVNLNAPVIELVVSHIPCLIEAADVVIDMRDSGPAQNVECSCRSKIFSKGSSSNFGRVVEETRAAIEEQPSQRNSLDAWKTSIEGVGQEFNDVETLRDTIRNFCIANCRDFVFVKNDRLRVTVECAYEGCEWRIHASRLGNQESFAIKKMNSQHTCGGGLQVRSHPKASKRWVSNIVKEKLQDMPLYRPTDIVKDIRREYGVELPYHQAWHGKEVAMKDLYGHRSKSYDRIRWYCDAILETNPGSIAKYETIEGRFRRLFISFHASVVGFIRGCRPLIFMDGTFIKHKDGGVVLGATSKDANDDMFPIAYGVVDTETDDNWDWFCRNLKEAIYSCIEWRSEQITFMTDRHQGIIKSVPKYFPGSYHSYCFRHVKDNFKNQVLVHYCASERKRLLDLLNAAAYTPRLNVFHKIISKLTLDAPGSRTFLLNANPKHWANANFAETIDVNEMNCIVLWFPRHTLTGTPWHTLLAHHGTPLVVQHVSHMYYAAYSNPKHTVY, encoded by the exons ATGGTAgaagttaaatattttattccaAACAAGTCTAGAATGGTTGTTTCGCTCCTGGGGGATAATGATGTTCGGAAAATGCATCAAATACACGTCAACTTAAATGCGCCGGTGATCGAGTTGGTTGTTAGTCATATTCCATGCTTGATCGAAGCAGCCGATGTCGTAATTGATATGAG GGATAGTGGCCCAGCCCAAAATGTTGAGTGCAGTTGCCGATCAAAAATTTTTTCAAAAGGTAGCTCAAGTAATTTCGGTCGAGTTGTTGAAGAAACAAGAGCGGCAATCGAAGAGCAACCTAGTCAAAGAAATTCTTTGGATGCTTGGAAAACTTCTATTGAGGGTGTTGGTCAGGAGTTCAATGATGTGGAAACTCTTCGCGACACGATTCGCAACTTTTGCATTGCAAATTGTAGAGATTTTGTATTTGTGAAGAACGATCGCCTGCGAGTGACCGTGGAATGTGCATACGAAGGATGTGAATGGCGTATCCATGCTTCCCGACTTGGAAATCAAGAAAgctttgcaattaaaaaaatgaatagtCAGCATACATGTGGCGGAGGGTTGCAAGTCCGGTCGCATCCTAAGGCTTCGAAACGTTGGGTTTCAAACATAGTTAAAGAAAAACTTCAAGATATGCCGTTATATAGGCCTACTGATATCGTAAAGGATATTCGTCGAGAATATGGTGTTGAATTGCCGTATCATCAAGCTTGGCATGGCAAGGAGGTGGCTATGAAGGACCTTTATGGTCACAGATCAAAATCTTATGACCGGATACGCTGGTATTGCGATgccattcttgagaccaaccctGGCAGCATAGCGAAGTATGAAACTATTGAAGGTCGATTCAGACGCCTATTTATTTCATTTCATGCTTCAGTAGTGGGTTTCATAAGAGGTTGTAGacctttgatttttatggatggaACATTTATAAAGCATAAGGATGGAGGAGTAGTTCTTGGTGCGACTTCCAAAGATGCGAACGACGATATGTTTCCTATTGCTTACGGTGTGGTCGATACGGAGACGGATGACAATTGGGACTGGTTTTGTCGGAATTTGAAAGAAGCAATTTATAGTTGCATTGAGTGGCGAAGTGAGCAGATCACATTTATGACGGATAGACATCAAGGAATTATTAAATCAGTGCCGAAGTACTTTCCTGGTAGTTACCACTCATATTGTTTCCGTCATGTGAAAGACAACTTCAAGAATCAG GTGCTTGTCCATTATTGTGCAAGTGAGAGAAAAAGGCTGCTCGATTTACTAAATGCTGCTGCTTATACTCCAAGGCTGAATGTTTTCCACAAAATAATTAGCAAGCTTACATTAGATGCTCCAGGGAGTAGAACTTTTCTCCTTAATGCAAATCCGAAGCATTGGGCAAATGCA AATTTTGCAGAAACAATTGATGTCAATGAAATGAATTGCATTGTTCTCTGGTTCCCCCGGCACACTCTTACTGGCACACCATGGCACACTCTCTTGGCACACCATGGCACACCTCTGGTTGTGCAACATGTCAGTCATATGTACTATGCAGCATACAGTAATCCGAAGCACACCGTTTATTAG
- the LOC120104473 gene encoding uncharacterized protein LOC120104473: MDGCTVALVAWAVEHANSLVGSQRPTFMYPRLLRWSNVSFPRKVDVISEIMKNLKRYQVIEKLEPREEELHILSRGRPRDVASIEMRRDDALVKGLQNIFNVCTEILQSF; this comes from the exons ATGGACGGCTGCACGGTCGCTTTGGTG GCATGGGCTGTTGAGCATGCGAACAGCCTTGTTGGAAGCCAACGACCCACCTTCATGTATCCACGTCTCCTGCGTTGGAGCAATGTCTCATTTCCTCGCAAGGTGGACGTGATTTCTGAAATCATGAAGAACTTAAAACGATATCAG GTGATCGAGAAGCTAGAGCCTAGAGAGGAGGAGTTGCACATTCTCTCGCGAGGAAGGCCACGAGACGTTGCTTCCATAGAGATGCGAAGAGATGATGCATTGGTAAAGGGTTTACAAAACATTTTCAATGTTTGTACAGAAATCTTACAATCATTCTAG
- the LOC103719183 gene encoding mediator of RNA polymerase II transcription subunit 16 isoform X1 → MNHPNPPPSLAKDPPDADQVAPRVADAAAAPRDSRVLDRAAAEADAVVEAEGGVEKRAAEEGVHTMDTGDGPPPTPATVFRIRLKQSPSSLRHKMNVPELCRNFSAVAWCGKLNVIACASETCARIPSWKQNSSGSSNANPPFWIPIHILNPERPTECSVFNVKADSPRDSVQFIEWSPRSCPRALLVANFHGRITIWTQPSQGPINLVRDASCWQCEHEWRQDLAVVTKWLSGMNPYHCLPSTSSTCANLKSTFEEKFLLQKSQVSVRWPHFLCVCSVFSSGSVQLHWAQWPPQSGSQPKWFRTSKGLLGAGPSGIMAADAIITEAGSMHVAGVPLVNPSTVVVWEVMPGPGNGIQATAKINTSSAVPPSLNPPCWTGFAPLAAYLFSLQQYFVSEEKQGKKLADHEISEAASLHCLPVSNFSAYVSPEAAAQSAATTTWGSGVTAVAFDPTQGGSVISVVIVEGQYMSPYDPDEGPSITGWRVQCWESSLQPVVLHPIFGNPASSFGGQSPMQTVWSTRVNKSIPPTDDLRNPQAFASAPTISDERNSSESSGERANRLNFDPYDLPNDVRQLAQIVYSAHGGEVAVAFLRGGVHIFSGENFNPVDSYHANVGSTIAAPAFSSSGCCLASVWHDASKDRTILKIIRVLPPAIPSTQSKVNSAAWERAIADRFWWSLLSGVDWWDAVGCTQSAAEDGIVSLYSVIAVLDADFHSLPSIQHRQQHGPNLDRVKCRLLEGTNAQDVRALVLDMQARLLLDMLSKGIESALVNPATLLPEPWQASGETLSSMDADKMIVEQALVPSIQAYVDAVLDLASHFITRLRRYASFCRTLASHAVGASSGAAGARNMVASPSQSSASPSTSQGAQSGVTSTTGSSQMQAWVQGAIAKISNNADGGSSTAANPISGPSSFMPISINTGTFPGTPAVRLIGDCHFLHKLCQLLLFCLIFRRKQSPRYIGNVQKNPDSNLQKVQPIANGKVEESSAVTRPTLGVAKLEEGQVVRAGQLVLGAKALEEGPTSKSVRLGSGNAGQGYTSDEVKVLFLILVDLCRRTANLQHPLPPSQLGASNIIIRLHYIDGSYTVLPEVVEASLGPHMQNMPRPRGADAAGLLLRELELHPPAEEWHRRNMFGGPWSDPENLGPLDNKAKPKLSGSFNPYVSALDKDYNDYSGSQGLWPRKRRLSERDAAFGLKTSVGLGSYLGIMGSRRDVITAVWRTGLEGVWYKCIRCLRQTCAFAQPGDPNPTNEREAWWISRWAHGCPMCGGTWVRVV, encoded by the exons ATGAACCACCCcaacccccctccctccctcgccaAAGACCCTCCTGACGCGGACCAGGTCGCGCCCCGCGTCGCCGATGCTGCCGCCGCCCCCAGAGATTCTAGGGTTCTCGACAGAGCAGCGGCGGAGGCGGATGCGGTCGTCGAGGCCGAGGGCGGAGTAGAGAAGAGGGCCGCCGAGGAAGGGGTTCACACGATGGACACCGGAGATGGGCCCCCGCCGACGCCGGCCACTGTGTTCCGCATCCGGCTCAAGCAGTCCCCTTCTAGTCTGCGGCACAAGATGAATGTTCCCGAGCTCTGCCGCAACTTCAG TGCAGTCGCTTGGTGTGGGAAGCTGAATGTTATTGCTTGCGCTTCAGAGACGTGTGCAAGGATACCAAG TTGGAAACAAAATTCATCTGGAAG CTCTAACGCAAATCCTCCATTTTGGATTCCAATACACATTCTGAATCCTGAGAGACCAACAGAGTGTTCTGTGTTCAATGTGAAAGCAG ATTCTCCACGCGATTCTGTTCAGTTTATTGAATGGTCTCCTAGGTCCTGCCCCCGTGCCTTATTGGTTGCAAATTTTCATGGAAGGATCACTATATGGACTCAGCCTTCTCAA GGCCCTATTAATCTAGTACGAGATGCCAGCTGCTGGCAGTGCGAACATGAATGGCGACAAGATCTTGCAGTTGTGACCAAATGGTTGTCAGGGATGAATCCA TACCATTGTCTTCCTTCAACTTCTAGCACCTGTGCTAACTTGAAGTCAACATTTGAGGAAAAGTTTCTGTTGCAAAAGTCTCAAGTTTCag TGAGATGGCCCCATTTTCTATGTGTTTGCTCAGTTTTTTCATCTGGATCTGTCCAGCTTCACTGGGCACAATGGCCTCCTCAAAGTGGTTCACAACCAAAATGGTTTAGAACAAGCAAAGGATTGCTAGGAGCTGGACCTAGTGGTATAATGGCTGCTGATGCTATCATTACTGAGGCTGGGAGTATGCATGTTGCTGGTGTCCCACTTGTGAATCCATCCACTGTTGTTGTTTGGGAGGTGATGCCAGGTCCAGGAAATGGTATTCAGGCAACTGCCAAGATAAATACAAGCAGCGCTGTTCCTCCATCTTTAAATCCCCCTTGCTGGACAGGTTTTGCACCTCTGGCTGCATATTTATTTAGCTTACAACAGTATTTTGTTTCTGaagagaagcaaggaaagaagCTCGCAGATCATGAGATTAGTGAGGCTGCATCTCTTCATTGTTTACCGGTTTCAAATTTTTCGGCATATGTGAGTCCTGAGGCTGCTGCCCAATCTGCTGCTACCACAACATGGGGTTCTGGAGTCACGGCAGTTGCTTTTGATCCAACACAGGGAGGGTCGGTCATTTCTGTAGTGATAGTTGAAG ggCAGTATATGTCTCCGTATGATCCTGATGAAGGACCTTCAATTACTGGATGGAGGGTCCAGTGTTGGGAATCATCTCTTCAACCTGTTGTTCTTCATCCAATTTTTGGAAATCCTGCTTCCAGTTTTGGCGGGCAGTCCCCCATGCAAACGGTGTGGTCGACCAGGGTGAATAAAAGCATTCCACCAACAGATGATTTAAGAAATCCCCAAGCATTTGCATCTGCACCAACAATATCGGATGAACGAAATTCATCTGAAAGTAGTGGTGAGAGGGCAAACAGGCTCAATTTTGATCCCTATGATCTGCCAAATGATGTTAGACAACTAGCTCAAATAGTGTATTCTGCTCATGGCGGAGAGGTTGCTGTTGCATTTCTTCGGGGCGGAGTCCACATATTTTCTGGGGAAAATTTTAACCCAGTTGATAGCTATCACGCTAATGTTGGTTCGACCATTGCTGCACCTGCCTTCTCATCCTCTGGCTGCTGCTTGGCTTCTGTTTGGCATGATGCCTCCAAGGATCGCACTATTTTGAAGATAATCCGTGTGCTTCCTCCTGCTATTCCTAGCACGCAATcaaaagtcaactcagcagcatgGGAACGTGCTATAGCAGACAG GTTTTGGTGGAGTCTTTTGTCTGGAGTTGATTGGTGGGATGCTGTTGGCTGTACACAGAGTGCTGCAGAGGATGGCATTG TGTCACTTTATAGCGTGATTGCTGTGTTGGATGCGGACTTCCATTCTCTTCCATCCATTCAACACAGGCAGCAGCACGGTCCT AACCTTGATAGAGTAAAATGCAGGCTTCTGGAAGGTACAAATGCTCAAGATGTTAGGGCACTTGTTTTGGATATGCAAGCAAGATTATTGCTGGATATGTTGAGCAAGGGGATTGAATCTGCCCTTGTAAATCCTGCAACTTTGCTACCTGAGCCTTGGCAGGCTTCTGGTGAGACATTATCTAGCATGGATGCTGACAAAATGATAGTTGAACAAGCTTTGGTTCCAAGCATCCAG GCATATGTTGATGCTGTTCTTGATCTAGCTTCACACTTCATTACACGCTTGCGACGCTATGCAAGTTTTTGCCGTACTTTGGCTAGTCATGCAGTTGGGGCATCTTCGGGTGCAGCTGGTGCTCGGAATATGGTGGCGAGTCCGTCTCAAAGTTCTGCATCTCCATCAACCAGTCAGG GTGCTCAAAGTGGAGTTACAAGTACGACTGGAAGCTCTCAAATGCAAGCATGGGTTCAAGGTGCAATTGCTAAAATCAGCAATAATGCTGATGGAGGTTCCTCTACAGCAGCAAACCCCATTAGTGGGCCATCTTCCTTCATGCCAATTAGCATTAACACAGGGACTTTTCCTGGAACGCCTGCTGTCAGGCTTATCGGAGACTGCCATTTTCTTCATAAATTATGTCAATTGTTGctattttgtttaatttttcgGCGAAAGCAATCACCACGGTACATTGGTAATGTACAAAAGAATCCTGATTCTAATTTACAAAAAGTTCAGCCTATCGCTAACGGAAAAGTAGAGGAGAGCAGTGCAGTAACAAGACCAACTCTAGGTGTTGCTAAATTAGAAGAAGGCCAGGTAGTTCGGGCTGGACAATTGGTTCTTGGGGCAAAAGCGCTTGAGGAAGGTCCTACAAGCAAATCTGTACGGTTAGGTTCTGGCAATGCGGGTCAAGGATACACATCAGATGAG GTGAAGGTCCTTTTCCTCATACTGGTAGATCTCTGTCGAAGAACAGCTAATCTGCAACACCCATTACCTCCCTCTCAGCTTGGTGCCAGCAATATTATCATACGGTTGCATTATATTGATGGAAGTTACACTGTGCTACCAGAGGTTGTAGAAGCATCACTTGGCCCACACATGCAG AATATGCCTCGTCCTAGAGGGGCTGATGCTGCTGGGCTTCTACTCCGTGAGTTAGAACTCCACCCTCCAGCTGAAGAGTGGCATAGACGCAATATGTTTGGTGGTCCCTGGTCAGATCCGGAAAATCTTGGTCCTTTGGATAACAAAGCAAAACCAAAACTTTCTGGCTCTTTCAATCCCTACGTTTCTGCTCTGGACAAAGATTACAATGACTATTCTGGGTCTCAAGGCCTCTGGCCTAGGAAACGCAGGTTATCTGAGAGAGATGCAGCATTTGGCTTGAAAACTTCAGTGGGTCTAGGATCCTATCTTGGTATCATGGGATCTCGGAGGGATGTCATTACAGCTGTGTGGAGAACAGGCCTGGAAGGCGTCTGGTACAAG TGCATACGGTGTTTGCGTCAGACATGCGCATTTGCACAGCCTGGTGATCCTAATCCTACAAATGAACGTGAAGCATGGTGGATTAGCCGATGGGCTCATGGTTGCCCAATGTGTGGTGGAACGTGGGTTCGAGTTGTTTAA